The Drosophila sechellia strain sech25 chromosome 2R, ASM438219v1, whole genome shotgun sequence nucleotide sequence tgaaaatggggtAAATTAGATAAACGATTAACTGGAAAACTGGCCTTATCAAATAGAATAATATAAATGGGCATTCGGCGGCGGTAGTGTCAGCTCAGTATGATGATGAAATGGACGCGGTATTGGTAGTGGAAAAATCGGAAGCCCCGGGCATCGCTGTGCAATGTGACCTGCTGTTGCCCAACGGTCATTTGCAAAGGACCTATGAATTCGACATAACCGATGTTGGAATCCGACGTCGCCTAGTGCGCCGATTCTACGGCATACTAATCGTAGGTTATTCAGAttccattttaaattaaaaaagtaaTATAATAAACTCAATATTGCAGCTACAGGTTGCCTGCACCTTGCCCTGCATTGAGTTGTTTCTCAAATATCCTTTGCCCTACAACTTTGTCATGCCATTATCCATGGTTTTCACTGTGTTTCTGTATACGTGTTTCTACGTTTGGAGAGATTGGAGGAGACACGGACCTTTCAACTACTTTGTACTGCTGCTGAGCACATTGATCGGATCCTTCAATAGGAGCGTATATCTACTTAATTTGGTGGAGACACATTGGGTAAGTCAGAACTACTCCATTAAGCCATCACAACGCATTTGGTTAGAGTGAATAAACATGAGATAAAATAACTCAGCTATATTAAGAAAATGTCTGTGCttgttaatatatatactgTTGACTACATCTGTTTTGTATTACAGGTATATATTTATCCAGTCATTCTCATTTTTGAAATCTTGGGCCTAATGCTGTACTCCTCCCAGAATCGTTTTCGGTTTACCCAGATTCGCGGAATTTCCATAATCAGCCTCATCTTTGGGCTGTTCCTCCTCCTGGCCTATCGACTGAACCGGATGATGGAGGTCTTCTCCGCAATGGCCTGCACCGTGGAGGCGTGGTACATAATCTATGATACCCACTACATGCTGTGCGGCCGGCATGGCTACAACATCGGGCCCGAGGAGTTCGTTTTTGCAGCTTGCAACATACACTGCGATCTGCCTAAGGGAATGTGGCGACTGATGAAGATGCTCTTCTTCAGCAAAATTGTCGAGGCCGTTCGCATGTTCCGCGAATGCTTTAGGACCGAGGTTTGCTGATGGCAACTTAGTTGGcttgaaaattgtttattttttcggTTAAGCACTAGCTGTcaaaattctttaataaagcCATTCTATCTCAAAACATGCCCGTACTTTTTCAAGGCCTATCAAAATCAACGCATAGTCCAGCGCTTGTGGCCAAGCAGAAAATGTTGTTCAGGCATGCTCGCAAATATTTTAGAAGGGCCAGGATAAATGCTGGGTCAGAGTACTATAAAGTACCCCCAAAACCAGTGAAtggaaaattgaaacatcTTGCCATGCCTTTGGTTACTCCTAAAAGGGGCCGGAACTTACGAGATTCGAATATTCCGAAGTGGAGGAGCTTCAAGATTTACATCAGGGAACTTACACAGATGTATACTCCTAAGAAGAGTGAgttgaaaaattttaaatcaaAGGAAATTGCCCCTAGAGCGAGCGGAAAACAATTCATTGACCCAAGGACTCAAAACTcaattaaaatcgaaaaatacaAGATCAAGCCCCCAATGAGTCTTCCTGTACCTACAGCAACAAGCTCAAAAGTACCTGCCGTGGGTCTTTTTCATGGACTAATTAGCAGGTTCGTCTTTACCCAAAAGCGAACCAAAAAACTTAAGAAAAGAAGTCAACTTAATAATTTGCAGCCTAAAAAAACGTATAAAAGGAGCATCATTAACAAATCAAAAGTCTTCAAATTACCTCCACAACATCAAAAACGAAGGAAAAATGAAGTAGATAATAATCTAAAAGAAGTTGTTTCAGTTATGCAGGAGCTGGGCGAGTTTAAAGGTATAAAGACTCCCAAAAAGGTGACGGAGAGAAGGCATCGAACTATTTTAAGGAAGTTTTCCCGAAACGCCCTTAACTTGCAAACCGCGCATAAAAATCTGTCAAAGTACAAGATTTCAACAGGAGAAATACAACGCTATACAACATATCCTGAACCATCGAAGACACCAGCAAAGAGAATCAAAACCAACGAATTTAAGAAAGAAAGTCAACTTAATCTCAAACCTAACAAAACGTATAAGAGGAGCATCGTTAACAAATCTAAACTCTCCAAATTATCCGTACAACATCAAAAACGAAGGAAAAGTGAAGTGTCAAATAAACTGAAAGAAGTTGTTTCAGTTATGCAGGAGCTGGACGATTTTAAAGATATAAAGACTCCCAAAAGGCAGGAGGAGAAAATGAACCGAACTATTTTaaagaagttttccggaagcgCCATTAGTTTGCAAGCCGCTTTTGCAGATCTATTAAAATACACGGTTCCAACTAAAAAATCACAACGCGATTCGAAGacaacagcaaaaagaattagaAACAACGAATATAAGATGACCAAATCCTCTGGGAACAAAGGATTTGATTTTAAGCTAGGCAAAGGACTAAAAATCCACGACTATGGTTTCAAGAATCTCAAGAGGGCAGTTTCCAAGCAAGATACTATCAATGATTCCAAATCACACACACCAAGGGAGGCAGAAATTATTTCTAACCGCAAAGCCTTCCGTACCATGGACACGAATCTGAGGAATTTCACTAGACAAACTGCTACTAACATCTTTATTAACGTTGACAGGCTCAGCGACAAGAAAGTTGGCTCAAAGTTAGAACTTTTGGAGCAACTAAATAGATTAGAGATTTTAAAACACGGCATTAGCGACAATTTTGAGTACTTTGAGGAATCTGTTTCGCCGTTGGGCTATGAGGTTtctgaaaaattaaatagaacATTTGCGTCGATCAAAAGAATTAATCAGTCCAGGACGAATGCGGAAATGTTTATTTCAGACGGCAGAGATTCACCCTTGGACTTCTTGACTTACGATGACGATCAAGGCAAGTATGTTCCCTTGGCCGAGGAGAAACCCCAACCACCCAATCGTCGAAGAAAGAAACGATCTAAACAATTTGTCGTTCCCCAAACTGACGCAGGTACCCAGACCGAATGCGAGTGTGAAATTTGCAGTTCGttgcaaaaatataaaactgaAAAAGATTCACCTTTGCTAATCGAAATGGCAATGAAAAGAGATTTTTTGGATCAACGACAATACTACATGGAAAATCTCACGAACAGAAAATTAACAGCACCTGTTTCAGAAAAAAGGCAATCGATCTCTTTAACTAAGCCCAATCGAAGCTTTTATGACGCGCAACACAGAAATCACGAAGATGTAAATTTGTATTCTCATTACCCCAACATCATTTCCGAAACCTTTGAGAACCTTACATCTCCCCTTCCATTTGATAACTACACACGAGAACTATTTAAGGCTTACAAGGCACTCGATGTGACAAAAATGCTATCACAATGCTATCAAACACTTTTTGAAGCCGAGCAACGAACGAACGGAATATTACCAAAAACCTTTGATCCTTAACAGAATCTAGTCAATCAATTAAGATGCACAAATGAGCATTTGACTGCATATAACATGAAATTGGAAATAAGCATTTTCTTTGTTTGAATTAACCAATTGAAAATGAGCTCTGTGTTTAATTCGCCAGGAGTGTCAGGAAATGAACACAGAGTTCATTTTAGATGAATTCATGGAAATTAAAGCTTATTTCTATTACAAATTCACCTATGCCTTGGTAAGCATTATAATCACCAGCCAAAAAGTGAGTATTGTTGACTACTTAGGTTGGGAAATGCCGgtcaaataaaaatgaattgtTCGTTAAGAAAGGCAATGTCACGTTTGCCATCAATCCCAATTCAGGTGGTAATTACATAAATTTCCCCGATGTGAGTGCCATCAACGGAATGCCGTGCAAATGACAGTTATTAGTACACGAGCCCAGCCCCGAAGGAGAGATTGGGGGGTGGAGTTTTGACCGTATGTTTGATTGATTTATATTGGGGTCAGGCATACTGACTGAGGAACATTTCTAATGACAGTTTTACATATCCCtaagccaccaccaccacccatctCACCCGACTCACCGATTGGATCGATGCACTCGAGGGTGAGGCAGCACTTCAGCCAGGGAAGCATGATCTTCTCGGTCACCAAGGAGCTGTCCGAGAAGAAGACAGCATCCAGGTCGACCATCCGAAGAAAGTTAAACTCCTCAGCTTTCGACTCGAAGTAGTCGAACATTTTTGGATGCGTCAGGGAGGAGACCGCCGTCGCCGTGTTCCATCCGAGGACTCCAGCGGACTTGACTGCAGATTTTCTCACTCCTGGATTCATAACGATGCTCTGCAGACTCCGCAGCTGGGCGGAACCTCCGCGCACACGCATACTGTTTTCCAAGAAGAGAACCGATCGGGAACGCATAAGACCGTCCTTGATTACAATGGGGCGGTAGGCGTGCGTCCGCTGATCGGCGACGAAGGAGGGAAACTCCGACAGATCATAGGTGATCACCGAGCATCGGCTGTTATTGCAGTAGGCGCCCAAGTCCCGTAGTTGCTCCTCGGAAACGCCCAAATCGTAGATTAGCAGGTACTCGCTGGGAAGCTTGGCGGCAATATTCTGGGCCAGCAGGATGGCCGATGCGGCCTGCCCCTCCAGCACGTAGCTGACGATTGTGAAGTTGCTCTTCGTACCGTTGTACGGCGTCGTGATCCGCTTCCGCTGGCCCTTTTGATCTCCCGCCTGACTTCCGAAGGTAACAGCATCCTGTGGACGCCGCAGTCCTCGCAATTCACTGAGTTCCAGTTCCGCTTTTGTAGCCGGCGCTGAAAAATCTGTCTTTGGCAGTTGCTGACCTGGTGACCCGTTGTCCACCACATTTTGCTgatccagctgctgctgttggcctGCAGCGTCATTTGACGAGGTGAAGCCCAGAAGAAGTAAATACTTTGGGTCTATTTCGAGCTTTTTGCGTTCCAAGCCAACGCGGAGGTTCTCCTgcaagaaataattaaatttccattaaattaatatttttggttTATCCAAGAAGTAAACAAgacatttataatttaagtttCGACATACGGTTTACAAAACCCACTCTTAGAGAATTATTAATGTCAGGTCAGACGGCGTTAATGGTCAAACAATATGGCCAGAATTTGCCTCGTCATAGGAACCATTCCGAAACACACATGTGAGAAATATTTCCATTATGGCGCTCTAGCACACTTCCTCTGTTCCGCCGAAACCAGCCCAAACAAATGCCCAAACACAACCCAAAAATCAAATGAGCCGCACAATGGAACCCTCTCGTGCCGTTGTCAAATTCTTGTCTATTATTTGCTTAGACTGTGGCCAGAGTAAAGCGTGCCGCATTCTCTGCCCCACCCCCCAGGCACTGCCCCTCCTCCGGCAGCCAAAAAAAACCGGTGTCAGGTGTGTCCCACTGCGGACAGGTGAAAGGGCCGAAGGGGAGAAGCAATGGAATTAACCTGCGGCAAAAAGGCAGCCGCCAAAGTTGCAGGCTAGGCGCCAAACCCAAATCGCATGACAAACTTGCTCTGCCGATAGCAACCACTACACTTGTATGGCAGTACACTCAAAACAAAAGTGGTGTTTTGTTCATATTAAATATGGATATTACGATATAGTGTGCTGATTTATAgattaatttttcaataaattaaatcaaacaTAAAAAGACGATCTCTTACATTTACAATTCTATACTAGTTACTAGTAGAGTTCTTGATCAGGATGACTAGCCGAGTTGTTCTGGcaatgtccgtctgtccgttcgTCTGactgtccgtccgtataaacGTCGGGAGAGATCTCGCAAAATTTAAAAGTTAACCTTTCTTGTTTTCTTTCACCCATATATTTTGGGGTTGCAAACTTTTATCGAGTTCTTATATTCCTACTAGCGAAATGGAGGATATCTAATAGCTGCATATTATAAATTTCTTAATGagccctttttttttttgagtgtgcGGTGGTACAATGACGGTGATTGTGCACGTTTTTACTCCTGAACTTTCCTCGAAAGGCACTCTCCTTCTGTTTTGTTAACGAAAAACGAAAGATACTAGCTGACGTCCGTTGCTCGGTCGCAATTGAAACCGATCAGCTGCAAGGCCTCCTCGCCCAAGGACATTCGAATCAAGCAACTCTGTCCGTGCGGCACTGCGCTTATATAACGAGCATATTGATTTTGTGCCATTCGGTGTTGTGCACTGTGCAGCGCAGTGAAGCCACCGGGGGATGttaattttaccatttttcaaatttcactGAGTTCAATGTCAGGACCTTGTTTCATCCAAACATCAGTTGACGCCTACATATAAACAGAGAAATATACAACTCTTCCGAGAAACATAATATACCAGCTAAGATGGAGGATATTTCGCACGAGGAACGAGTCCTGATCCTTGACACCTTCCGCATTTTGGACAAGGACAACGAGGGCGCCATAACTTCTAAAGAGATGGCGGTGGTGATTCGCGCCCTGGGTCGCCAGCCCAACGACGCCGAGGTTCAGTCCATGATCAATGAGGTGGATTCGGAGGGAAACGGATCCATCGTGGCTACGGAGTTCTGCAATGTGATTCTGCGCAAGATGCGCG carries:
- the LOC6608085 gene encoding protein lifeguard 1; protein product: MDAVLVVEKSEAPGIAVQCDLLLPNGHLQRTYEFDITDVGIRRRLVRRFYGILILQVACTLPCIELFLKYPLPYNFVMPLSMVFTVFLYTCFYVWRDWRRHGPFNYFVLLLSTLIGSFNRSVYLLNLVETHWVYIYPVILIFEILGLMLYSSQNRFRFTQIRGISIISLIFGLFLLLAYRLNRMMEVFSAMACTVEAWYIIYDTHYMLCGRHGYNIGPEEFVFAACNIHCDLPKGMWRLMKMLFFSKIVEAVRMFRECFRTEVC
- the LOC6608084 gene encoding uncharacterized protein LOC6608084, translated to MRTKHLILILIGVIIATIVFIAFGPAGEPNDSFKNIVVQTHQQFKEFQENLRVGLERKKLEIDPKYLLLLGFTSSNDAAGQQQQLDQQNVVDNGSPGQQLPKTDFSAPATKAELELSELRGLRRPQDAVTFGSQAGDQKGQRKRITTPYNGTKSNFTIVSYVLEGQAASAILLAQNIAAKLPSEYLLIYDLGVSEEQLRDLGAYCNNSRCSVITYDLSEFPSFVADQRTHAYRPIVIKDGLMRSRSVLFLENSMRVRGGSAQLRSLQSIVMNPGVRKSAVKSAGVLGWNTATAVSSLTHPKMFDYFESKAEEFNFLRMVDLDAVFFSDSSLVTEKIMLPWLKCCLTLECIDPIGAQSNGCKFNKKPMFRYSGCHGYDASAFNIVLGLTFQMDTSEYSLPGDSPRNIFYKETLEQATRILESRRRNSSETSDHPFTDD
- the LOC6608086 gene encoding calmodulin-2/4, translated to MEDISHEERVLILDTFRILDKDNEGAITSKEMAVVIRALGRQPNDAEVQSMINEVDSEGNGSIVATEFCNVILRKMRDTNHEDELREAFRIFDKDNNGYITTTELKNVFTSLGVKLSDDELEEMVREYDSDQDNHINYEEFVNMMTMR
- the LOC116800483 gene encoding uncharacterized protein LOC116800483 codes for the protein MPLVTPKRGRNLRDSNIPKWRSFKIYIRELTQMYTPKKSELKNFKSKEIAPRASGKQFIDPRTQNSIKIEKYKIKPPMSLPVPTATSSKVPAVGLFHGLISRFVFTQKRTKKLKKRSQLNNLQPKKTYKRSIINKSKVFKLPPQHQKRRKNEVDNNLKEVVSVMQELGEFKGIKTPKKVTERRHRTILRKFSRNALNLQTAHKNLSKYKISTGEIQRYTTYPEPSKTPAKRIKTNEFKKESQLNLKPNKTYKRSIVNKSKLSKLSVQHQKRRKSEVSNKLKEVVSVMQELDDFKDIKTPKRQEEKMNRTILKKFSGSAISLQAAFADLLKYTVPTKKSQRDSKTTAKRIRNNEYKMTKSSGNKGFDFKLGKGLKIHDYGFKNLKRAVSKQDTINDSKSHTPREAEIISNRKAFRTMDTNLRNFTRQTATNIFINVDRLSDKKVGSKLELLEQLNRLEILKHGISDNFEYFEESVSPLGYEVSEKLNRTFASIKRINQSRTNAEMFISDGRDSPLDFLTYDDDQGKYVPLAEEKPQPPNRRRKKRSKQFVVPQTDAGTQTECECEICSSLQKYKTEKDSPLLIEMAMKRDFLDQRQYYMENLTNRKLTAPVSEKRQSISLTKPNRSFYDAQHRNHEDVNLYSHYPNIISETFENLTSPLPFDNYTRELFKAYKALDVTKMLSQCYQTLFEAEQRTNGILPKTFDP